In the Chroococcidiopsis sp. SAG 2025 genome, one interval contains:
- a CDS encoding cysteine hydrolase family protein — translation MNQLTTLGIPPNAWAVNEAIADITRPPLDTKIITLPTQTKTLRLDLAKSAILVIDMQNDFCHPDGWLAHIGVDVTPARNPISPLKSLLPVLRQIDVPVLWINWGNRADLVNISAGSRHVYNPTGTGVGLGDPLPTNSAKVLTAGSWAAAVVDELEQLPQDIRVDKYRMSGFWDTPLDSILRNLGRTTLFFAGVNVDQCVMATLQDANFLGYDCMLVEDCTATTSPEYCWLATLYNVKQCFGFVTDSQAIVEAIKDTVTSDQ, via the coding sequence ATGAATCAATTAACAACTCTAGGAATACCTCCTAACGCCTGGGCAGTCAATGAAGCGATCGCAGATATCACTCGTCCGCCTCTAGACACAAAAATTATTACCCTACCAACTCAAACCAAAACTCTACGCCTCGACTTGGCAAAGTCTGCCATTCTAGTCATAGATATGCAAAATGATTTCTGTCATCCCGATGGCTGGCTGGCGCATATTGGCGTGGATGTTACTCCTGCCCGCAACCCGATTTCACCGCTAAAATCTTTACTGCCAGTTTTGCGGCAAATAGATGTCCCTGTCCTCTGGATCAACTGGGGCAATCGTGCCGATTTAGTTAATATTAGTGCTGGTTCGCGCCACGTTTACAACCCCACAGGTACGGGAGTCGGGTTAGGCGATCCTCTCCCTACCAACAGTGCTAAGGTACTAACGGCTGGAAGTTGGGCGGCGGCGGTGGTAGATGAGTTAGAACAACTTCCCCAAGATATCCGCGTCGATAAGTACCGCATGAGTGGTTTTTGGGATACTCCCTTAGATAGTATTTTGCGTAATTTGGGCAGAACGACGCTATTTTTTGCAGGCGTAAATGTCGATCAATGCGTCATGGCAACATTACAAGATGCTAATTTTTTAGGCTACGACTGCATGTTAGTCGAAGACTGTACTGCTACCACATCCCCAGAGTATTGCTGGCTGGCAACTTTATACAACGTTAAGCAATGCTTTGGTTTTGTCACCGATTCCCAAGCTATCGTGGAAGCAATTAAAGATACAGTGACCAGTGACCAGTGA
- a CDS encoding cupin domain-containing protein → MNTNRCVIPVVKSPQDYQAFRISPQDTNRLALVFDTATANKSLTMCVEIFDVDGKTPPNRHRRAVEMFFILKGEGRAMCDGKTVSIQAGDSILVPATGTHIIENTGSTRLYALCIMVPNEDFAELIRSGTPVELDEEDISVLRRLPAPVLC, encoded by the coding sequence ATGAATACAAATCGTTGTGTAATTCCCGTTGTTAAGTCTCCCCAAGATTACCAAGCCTTTCGGATTAGCCCTCAAGATACCAACAGATTGGCGCTTGTCTTTGACACGGCAACTGCTAACAAGTCACTGACGATGTGTGTAGAAATTTTTGATGTGGATGGCAAGACTCCTCCTAATCGACACCGACGGGCAGTAGAAATGTTTTTTATCCTCAAAGGCGAAGGACGAGCAATGTGTGATGGGAAAACGGTTTCTATCCAAGCCGGAGATAGCATTTTAGTCCCTGCTACGGGAACTCATATCATAGAAAATACTGGTTCGACTCGGTTGTATGCCCTGTGTATCATGGTTCCAAACGAAGATTTTGCCGAACTGATCCGTAGCGGTACGCCTGTAGAACTGGATGAGGAGGATATTTCCGTATTGCGTCGCTTACCTGCACCAGTTTTATGTTAG